A single Glycine soja cultivar W05 chromosome 14, ASM419377v2, whole genome shotgun sequence DNA region contains:
- the LOC114383564 gene encoding beta-1,3-galactosyltransferase 7-like isoform X2: protein MKTRTSKKISAKWVPIFSVSSFLIGMLITTRMWEPPESNGVLLSNHRHEQELQVVSGDCATKKPVQDEDVMSKVYKTHEAIQSLDKQVSMLQMELAAARSTREPEISDGSNNTLASGVTTEGPPRKKVFVVIGINTAFSSRKRRDSVRETWMPQGEQLLQLEREKGIVIRFMIGHSATSNSILDRAIDSEEAQHKDFLRLEHVEGYHELSAKTKTFFSTAVAKWDAEFYVKVDDDVHVNLGVLATTLARHRSKPRVYVGCMKSGPVLSRKDVKYHEPEFWKFGEEGNKYFRHATGQIYAISKDLATYISINQPILHKYANEDVSLGAWFIGLEVEHIDDRSMCCGTPPDCEWKAQAGNICVASFDWSCSGICKSVEKIKYVHSKCGEGDGAVWSALV, encoded by the exons ATGAAGACTCGTACCTCTAAGAAGATCTCTGCAAAATGGGTTCCAATTTTCTCTGTATCTTCCTTCCTTATTGGAATGCTCATAACAACCAG GATGTGGGAACCACCAGAATCTAACGGGGTGTTACTGTCAAATCACCGACATGAGCAAGAACTACAAGTGGTGTCAGGGGATTGTGCTActaaaaag CCTGTGCAGGATGAGGATGTAATGAGTAAAGTGTACAAAACCCATGAAGCCATTCA ATCTCTAGACAAGCAAGTTTCCATGCTTCAGATGGAGCTGGCAGCAGCAAGGAGTACACGAGAACCCGAGATCTCGGATGGTTCGAATAACACCTTGGCCTCGGGGGTAACCACTGAAGGCCCACCAAGGAAGAAGGTGTTTGTAGTGATTGGCATAAACACTGCCTTCAGTAGCAGGAAGCGGCGTGATTCGGTTAGAGAGACTTGGATGCCTCAAG GTGAACAGCTTCTTCAATTGGAACGCGAGAAGGGAATTGTCATCAGATTCATGATTGGTCACAG TGCAACTTCTAACAGCATTCTAGATCGAGCTATTGATTCAGAAGAAGCCCAGCACAAAGACTTCCTTCGCCTG GAACACGTTGAAGGGTATCATGAATTGTCTGCAAAGACAAAAACATTCTTTTCTACAGCAGTTGCAAAATGGGATGCTGAGTTCTATGTCAAAGTGGATGATGATGTCCATGTTAATTTAG GTGTACTTGCAACAACCCTTGCTCGTCATCGTTCCAAACCAAGGGTCTATGTTGGATGTATGAAATCTGGACCTGTTCTTTCTCGAAA GGATGTTAAATATCATGAACCTGAGTTTTGGAAGTTTGGAGAAGAGGGGAACAAATATTTCCGACATGCAACTGGGCAGATATATGCAATCTCTAAGGATCTAGCCACCTACATTTCCATTAACCA GCCAATTTTGCACAAATATGCCAATGAAGATGTGTCACTTGGTGCATGGTTCATAGGTCTGGAAGTTGAACATATAGATGACCGCAGTATGTGCTGTGGGACTCCTCCAG ATTGTGAGTGGAAGGCACAAGCAGGTAACATATGTGTTGCATCCTTTGACTGGAGCTGTAGTGGAATCTGCAAGTCGGTAGAGAAGATCAAATATGTGCACTCAAAGTGTGGTGAAGGGGATGGAGCTGTTTGGAGTGCCTTAGTTTAG
- the LOC114383564 gene encoding beta-1,3-galactosyltransferase 7-like isoform X1 produces MKTRTSKKISAKWVPIFSVSSFLIGMLITTRMWEPPESNGVLLSNHRHEQELQVVSGDCATKKPVQDEDVMSKVYKTHEAIQGVRSLDKQVSMLQMELAAARSTREPEISDGSNNTLASGVTTEGPPRKKVFVVIGINTAFSSRKRRDSVRETWMPQGEQLLQLEREKGIVIRFMIGHSATSNSILDRAIDSEEAQHKDFLRLEHVEGYHELSAKTKTFFSTAVAKWDAEFYVKVDDDVHVNLGVLATTLARHRSKPRVYVGCMKSGPVLSRKDVKYHEPEFWKFGEEGNKYFRHATGQIYAISKDLATYISINQPILHKYANEDVSLGAWFIGLEVEHIDDRSMCCGTPPDCEWKAQAGNICVASFDWSCSGICKSVEKIKYVHSKCGEGDGAVWSALV; encoded by the exons ATGAAGACTCGTACCTCTAAGAAGATCTCTGCAAAATGGGTTCCAATTTTCTCTGTATCTTCCTTCCTTATTGGAATGCTCATAACAACCAG GATGTGGGAACCACCAGAATCTAACGGGGTGTTACTGTCAAATCACCGACATGAGCAAGAACTACAAGTGGTGTCAGGGGATTGTGCTActaaaaag CCTGTGCAGGATGAGGATGTAATGAGTAAAGTGTACAAAACCCATGAAGCCATTCA GGGTGTCAGATCTCTAGACAAGCAAGTTTCCATGCTTCAGATGGAGCTGGCAGCAGCAAGGAGTACACGAGAACCCGAGATCTCGGATGGTTCGAATAACACCTTGGCCTCGGGGGTAACCACTGAAGGCCCACCAAGGAAGAAGGTGTTTGTAGTGATTGGCATAAACACTGCCTTCAGTAGCAGGAAGCGGCGTGATTCGGTTAGAGAGACTTGGATGCCTCAAG GTGAACAGCTTCTTCAATTGGAACGCGAGAAGGGAATTGTCATCAGATTCATGATTGGTCACAG TGCAACTTCTAACAGCATTCTAGATCGAGCTATTGATTCAGAAGAAGCCCAGCACAAAGACTTCCTTCGCCTG GAACACGTTGAAGGGTATCATGAATTGTCTGCAAAGACAAAAACATTCTTTTCTACAGCAGTTGCAAAATGGGATGCTGAGTTCTATGTCAAAGTGGATGATGATGTCCATGTTAATTTAG GTGTACTTGCAACAACCCTTGCTCGTCATCGTTCCAAACCAAGGGTCTATGTTGGATGTATGAAATCTGGACCTGTTCTTTCTCGAAA GGATGTTAAATATCATGAACCTGAGTTTTGGAAGTTTGGAGAAGAGGGGAACAAATATTTCCGACATGCAACTGGGCAGATATATGCAATCTCTAAGGATCTAGCCACCTACATTTCCATTAACCA GCCAATTTTGCACAAATATGCCAATGAAGATGTGTCACTTGGTGCATGGTTCATAGGTCTGGAAGTTGAACATATAGATGACCGCAGTATGTGCTGTGGGACTCCTCCAG ATTGTGAGTGGAAGGCACAAGCAGGTAACATATGTGTTGCATCCTTTGACTGGAGCTGTAGTGGAATCTGCAAGTCGGTAGAGAAGATCAAATATGTGCACTCAAAGTGTGGTGAAGGGGATGGAGCTGTTTGGAGTGCCTTAGTTTAG